Proteins found in one Campylobacter canadensis genomic segment:
- a CDS encoding c-type cytochrome codes for MREFKIFLVLVIFTGIVYWGVEPYAHSQMNEHTSAVNFDFKAEDINQAKVELEKAMNSDKTGAEKEKDIEFAKMQLKDYEQLWANVDKIASLKADVSNGKEAFELNCASCHRASFDGFNDADDSISAYGIIYPDLSTAGAIYDDKFLMAISLNPALAMKNHKKYNEQNPHPMLTAFLEEDGSISEENAQSVADIVAYLKSIGNKALLSEQEKLAKEINASKMSDEDKQKAIELSKHRLVFEHACARCHDVKYDKLFAKINANDLAAYMGSIPPDLSMVIRAKGEEYLNKFLNDTQKQLAGTAMPRVGLNAHSQEEVISYLSAVGDSKKAERESLGIKIMIYFAVMAVLAFLWKKAIWKDLH; via the coding sequence ATGAGAGAATTTAAAATATTTTTAGTCCTAGTTATTTTTACTGGTATAGTTTATTGGGGTGTTGAGCCTTATGCACATTCGCAAATGAATGAGCATACAAGTGCTGTTAATTTTGATTTTAAAGCAGAAGATATTAATCAAGCTAAAGTTGAACTAGAAAAAGCAATGAATAGTGATAAAACTGGTGCTGAAAAAGAAAAAGATATTGAATTTGCAAAAATGCAATTAAAAGATTATGAACAACTTTGGGCTAATGTTGATAAAATTGCTAGCTTAAAAGCTGATGTAAGCAATGGAAAAGAAGCTTTTGAATTAAATTGTGCAAGTTGCCATAGAGCTAGTTTTGATGGTTTTAACGATGCTGATGATTCTATTTCAGCTTATGGTATAATTTATCCTGATTTAAGTACTGCTGGTGCTATTTATGATGATAAGTTTTTAATGGCTATTAGCTTAAATCCTGCTTTAGCTATGAAAAATCACAAAAAATACAACGAGCAAAATCCGCATCCTATGCTAACAGCATTTTTAGAAGAAGATGGAAGTATTAGCGAAGAAAATGCTCAAAGTGTTGCTGATATTGTTGCTTATTTAAAGAGTATAGGCAATAAAGCACTTTTAAGTGAGCAAGAAAAACTTGCTAAAGAAATAAATGCAAGTAAAATGAGCGACGAAGATAAGCAAAAAGCAATTGAGTTATCTAAACATAGATTAGTGTTTGAACACGCATGTGCTAGATGCCATGATGTAAAATATGATAAATTATTTGCAAAAATTAACGCTAATGATTTAGCTGCTTATATGGGTTCAATTCCACCAGATTTATCAATGGTAATTCGTGCAAAAGGTGAAGAGTATTTAAATAAATTCTTAAATGATACTCAAAAACAATTAGCAGGAACTGCTATGCCAAGAGTTGGTTTAAATGCACATTCTCAAGAAGAAGTAATTTCGTATTTAAGTGCAGTTGGAGATAGTAAAAAGGCTGAAAGAGAATCTCTTGGTATAAAAATTATGATTTATTTTGCTGTAATGGCTGTTTTAGCATTCTTGTGGAAAAAAGCAATCTGGAAAGATTTACATTAA